A region from the Benincasa hispida cultivar B227 chromosome 8, ASM972705v1, whole genome shotgun sequence genome encodes:
- the LOC120084161 gene encoding secreted RxLR effector protein 161-like: MTEAKSVCTPIANHFKLSAENSPKESDIEYQKVMSTIPYSQVVGSLMYLMVSTRLDIAYATSLVSRYMANPGKRHWEATKWIMRYLKGTTSAKLMYQQLPNREPKLIGYVDSDYAGDLDKRRSLSGYIFLYGRCVLSRKATLQSIVALSTTEREFIALSEAVKEGLWLKGLLSDFGIK; encoded by the coding sequence ATGACAGAGGCTAAATCAGTTTGTACTCCTATTGCTAATCATTTCAAACTCTCAGCAGAGAATTCACCTAAAGAATCTGACATTGAATATCAGAAGGTAATGTCAACTATCCCCTATTCCCAAGTTGTAGGAAGCCTAATGTATCTAATGGTGTCTACAAGGCTAGATATTGCTTATGCTACTAGTCTGGTAAGTAGATATATGGCTAATCCGGGTAAGAGGCACTGGGAGGCAACTAAGTGGATAATGAGATACCTTAAAGGCACTACAAGTGCTAAACTAATGTATCAACAGCTTCCAAACAGAGAACCAAAACTAATTGGGTATGTTGACTCTGACTATGCTGGAGACCTAGACAAGAGAAGATCCTTATCAGGCTATATCTTCCTATATGGAAGGTGTGTTCTAAGCCGGAAGGCTACATTGCAATCAATAGTAGCCCTTTCTACTACTGAGAGAGAGTTTATTGCTCTTTCAGAAGCAGTAAAAGAGGGTTTATGGCTGAAGGGTCTTCTAAGTGATTTCGGGATCAAATAG